A genomic region of Mus musculus strain C57BL/6J chromosome 7, GRCm38.p6 C57BL/6J contains the following coding sequences:
- the Ceacam13 gene encoding carcinoembryonic antigen-related cell adhesion molecule 13 isoform 1 (isoform 1 is encoded by transcript variant 1) — protein MMNSAALSCKDCTSWQGLLFTVSLLTCWLHPTTSHLTIKAVPPIAVEGENVLLFVHNLPKNVKAFSWYSGAAPFKCCEIASHVIATNFTAVGLAHSGRETVLNNGSLLIKSVTRKDSGYYTLRTLDSTSRPEIIRAEFFVHRPLLGYKKHLTPSQLTIQLVPLRVEENINIFLSVFNLPKKLQVFAWHKGVLPLEHLKIASHSFLTNSTTLGYAYYDRVKVRNDGSLLLFNVKKKDAGLYTLRTVSVDLISEWAIIDLQVNTP, from the exons ATGATGAACTCTGCTGCACTTTCCTGTAAAGACTGCACCTCTTGGCAGGGGCTTCTGTTCACAG TCTCTCTTTTAACATGCTGGCTGCATCCCACTACTTCTCATCTCACCATTAAAGCAGTGCCTCCCATTGCTGTTGAAGGGGAAAACGTTCTTCTGTTTGTGCATAACCTGCCAAAGAATGTTAAAGCCTTTTCCTGGTACTCGGGAGCTGCACCGTTCAAGTGTTGTGAAATTGCAAGTCATGTGATAGCTACCAATTTTACTGCAGTGGGACTTGCACACAGTGGTAGAGAGACAGTACTCAACAATGGATCTCTGTTGATCAAGAGTGTTACCAGAAAAGACTCAGGATACTACACTCTACGAACACTTGATTCAACCTCAAGACCTGAAATAATACGTGCAGAATTCTTTGTACACC gCCCACTATTAGGCTACAAGAAGCATCTTACCCCTTCTCAACTCACAATTCAGTTGGTGCCACTTAGGGTTGAAGAAAACATCAATATTTTTCTGTCGGTTTTTAATCTGCCAAAGAAGCTTCAAGTCTTTGCCTGGCACAAAGGAGTACTTCCACTTGAACATTTGAAGATAGCAAGCCATTCATTCCTCACCAATTCAACCACTCTGGGGTATGCATATTATGACAGAGTGAAAGTACGCAATGATGGGTCCTTGCTTCTCTTCAATGTCAAGAAGAAAGACGCAGGGCTTTATACCCTACGAACCGTATCTGTTGATTTGATATCAGAATGGGCCATTATTGACCTCCAAGTAAATA
- the Ceacam13 gene encoding carcinoembryonic antigen-related cell adhesion molecule 13 isoform 2 (isoform 2 is encoded by transcript variant 2), whose translation MMNSAALSCKDCTSWQGLLFTVSLLTCWLHPTTSHLTIKAVPPIAVEGENVLLFVHNLPKNVKAFSWYSGAAPFKCCEIASHVIATNFTAVGLAHSGRETVLNNGSLLIKSVTRKDSGYYTLRTLDSTSRPEIIRAEFFVHRPLLGYKKHLTPSQLTIQLVPLRVEENINIFLSVFNLPKKLQVFAWHKGVLPLEHLKIASHSFLTNSTTLGYAYYDRVKVRNDGSLLLFNVKKKDAGLYTLRTVSVDLISEWAIIDLQVNSK comes from the exons ATGATGAACTCTGCTGCACTTTCCTGTAAAGACTGCACCTCTTGGCAGGGGCTTCTGTTCACAG TCTCTCTTTTAACATGCTGGCTGCATCCCACTACTTCTCATCTCACCATTAAAGCAGTGCCTCCCATTGCTGTTGAAGGGGAAAACGTTCTTCTGTTTGTGCATAACCTGCCAAAGAATGTTAAAGCCTTTTCCTGGTACTCGGGAGCTGCACCGTTCAAGTGTTGTGAAATTGCAAGTCATGTGATAGCTACCAATTTTACTGCAGTGGGACTTGCACACAGTGGTAGAGAGACAGTACTCAACAATGGATCTCTGTTGATCAAGAGTGTTACCAGAAAAGACTCAGGATACTACACTCTACGAACACTTGATTCAACCTCAAGACCTGAAATAATACGTGCAGAATTCTTTGTACACC gCCCACTATTAGGCTACAAGAAGCATCTTACCCCTTCTCAACTCACAATTCAGTTGGTGCCACTTAGGGTTGAAGAAAACATCAATATTTTTCTGTCGGTTTTTAATCTGCCAAAGAAGCTTCAAGTCTTTGCCTGGCACAAAGGAGTACTTCCACTTGAACATTTGAAGATAGCAAGCCATTCATTCCTCACCAATTCAACCACTCTGGGGTATGCATATTATGACAGAGTGAAAGTACGCAATGATGGGTCCTTGCTTCTCTTCAATGTCAAGAAGAAAGACGCAGGGCTTTATACCCTACGAACCGTATCTGTTGATTTGATATCAGAATGGGCCATTATTGACCTCCAAGTAAATAGTAAGTGA